From the Lathyrus oleraceus cultivar Zhongwan6 chromosome 4, CAAS_Psat_ZW6_1.0, whole genome shotgun sequence genome, one window contains:
- the LOC127074222 gene encoding non-specific lipid-transfer protein A — protein sequence MKKLSMILILLVPLLLTMEQVHGFDCEKAKTSVSSCESFVTGGDQEPSSTCCNGISSVGSSATTVDERRAACQCLKEWANKIPNIREDLAISLPKRCGLDKALPIPENLDCNNIQ from the exons ATGAAGAAGTTGAGTATGATTCTTATATTGCTAGTTCCATTGCTCCTGACTATGGAGCAAGTGCATGGTTTTGATTGTGAAAAAGCAAAGACATCTGTATCTTCTTGTGAGTCATTTGTCACCGGTGGGGATCAGGAGCCATCAAGTACTTGTTGCAATGGCATTAGCTCTGTAGGATCATCAGCAACCACTGTTGATGAACGACGTGCTGCATGTCAATGCTTAAAAGAATGGGCTAATAAGATTCCTAACATTAGAGAGGATTTAGCTATCTCACTTCCCAAACGTTGCGGTCTTGACAAGGCTTTACCTATACCCGAAAACTTGGATTGCAATAA CATTCAGTGA